From a region of the Triticum aestivum cultivar Chinese Spring chromosome 7D, IWGSC CS RefSeq v2.1, whole genome shotgun sequence genome:
- the LOC123170320 gene encoding uncharacterized protein: MAYHLRSASTPSSPRSNRAEVEEQFQSLSTTISSPSATIDTMCDGLRRLGDIYSCIEKMMCTPSSQVSLCQTLQRAAVEVELGRSLVVLDLCNGMRESFMVLKMTVQELLLALRRGDDVSSQVKAYVRQANKVQKQFKKISKKTASNKDDCRVVMLVVEAREITISLLESTSSILSKQVEMPKWSLASKTFQRSKVVCQEEQLQALEHSIGDLESGVELLYRRLIQNRVSLLNVLSSYIP, from the coding sequence ATGGCTTACCATCTACGATCGGCAAGCACGCCTTCGAGCCCTCGCTCAAACAGAgcggaagtcgaggagcagttccaGAGCCTGAGCACAACCATCTCTTCGCCCTCGGCGACCATCGATACGATGTGTGATGGCTTGAGGAGGCTCGGTGACATCTACAGCTGCATCGAGAAGATGATGTGCACACCAAGCAGCCAAGTCAGCCTTTGCCAGACCCTTCAAAGGGCGGCagtggaggtggagcttggacgGTCCCTCGTCGTGCTCGACCTCTGCAACGGCATGCGTGAGAGCTTCATGGTATTGAAGATGACTGTCCAAGAGCTACTGTTGGCTCTTAGGAGAGGAGACGATGTGTCTTCTCAGGTCAAGGCATATGTCAGGCAGGCAAACAAGGTCCAAAAACAGTTCAAGAAGATCAGCAAGAAAACTGCTTCCAACAAGGACGACTGTAGGGTGGTGATGCTAGTGGTAGAAGCGAGAGAGATCACCATTTCGCTGCTCGAATCCACATCCTCAATCTTGTCGAAGCAAGTTGAGATGCCCAAGTGGTCTCTTGCCTCCAAAACATTCCAGAGGAGCAAAGTTGTGTGCCAAGAGGAGCAACTGCAGGCATTGGAGCACAGTATTGGAGATCTTGAGAGCGGAGTGGAACTTCTCTACAGGAGATTGATCCAAAACAGAGTTTCTCTTCTGAATGTTCTTAGCTCGTACATACCCTGA